In Bufo gargarizans isolate SCDJY-AF-19 chromosome 5, ASM1485885v1, whole genome shotgun sequence, the following are encoded in one genomic region:
- the LOC122939047 gene encoding amiloride-sensitive amine oxidase [copper-containing]-like, whose translation MDLKALLQLLILMSVVRVAHFSKSSYKGRYMASVFSDLTSKEMTSVQTFLVDQKQLNLVPIRSHFGKNSIFMMELNLPKKQDVLKFLDYNGPKPKREAKVVIIFGDQVKPNITEYNVGPLPHPYYYRPLTTKGNKHIRFESRPITYMESNKVQKRLLELINELDHILVESSGFSLNNCSSGCLRFTDIDPWGLKSGERRSWMIVQKDVEGFFLHPIGVEILLNHRSLNPKEWTIEKIWYNGQYFDSVKELVHKYEKNELAKLPLSDDSEDSYSTFMPRGEFKTKTDRSGPSICEPQGKRYQVLGNYVEYTGWSFAYRVRPSAGLQIFDIQYNNERIAYEVSIQEAIAFYSGATPAGMQTKYIDSGWGLGIGHYELAKGIDCPEGATYQDLYSYYDTDKPLRYKNALCIFEQPTAIPLRRHFDISDNGGYNFYAGMENKVLVVRTTSTVYNYDYIWDFLFYQNGVIEVKMSATGYIHATFFTPDGLQFGNRVQSHVLGNLHTHLINYKVDLDIAGTENSFETIDLKYENISNPWSPDHFIVQSRLDRVPRSSERQAAFRFGSHVPRYLAFQNPNKKNKWGHQKSYRIQYNSHAQSVLPEMWAEEKGVSWSRYSLAVTQQKDTEQSSSSIYIQGDPWDPAVYFENFISDNEDIVNKDLVAWVTVGFLHIPHAEDIPNTSTPGNSVGFFLRPFNFFDEDPSVASRDIVIVRPTDKGFTKVNIQRWTPEVTGQCVSGKPFHYNGTYVSD comes from the exons ATGGACCTGAAAGCTCTCCTACAGTTGCTGATCTTAATGTCTGTTGTAAGAGTCGCCCACTTCTCAAAATCATCTTACAAGGGTCGATATATGGCATCTGTCTTCTCAGACCTGACTTCAAAGGAGATGACCTCAGTTCAGACTTTCCTCGTGGACCAGAAGCAGCTGAACCTAGTCCCGATCAGAAGTCACTTTGGCAAAAACTCAATCTTCATGATGGAGCTCAACTTGCCAAAGAAGCAGGATGTCCTGAAATTTTTAGATTACAACGGCCCTAAACCTAAAAGAGAGGCCAAAGTGGTCATCATCTTTGGGGACCAGGTCAAACCCAACATCACAGAATATAATGTCGGCCCCCTCCCCCACCCGTATTATTACCGACCACTAACCACTAAAGGGAACAAGCACATAAGATTTGAGTCGCGGCCTATAACCTATATGGAATCTAATAAAGTCCAAAAACGTCTGCTGGAGCTCATCAATGAGTTAGACCACATCTTAGTGGAGTCCTCCGGTTTCTCCTTAAACAACTGCTCATCAGGTTGTCttcgcttcacagacattgacccTTGGGGCTTAAAATCTGGAGAACGTCGCTCATGGATGATAGTCCAGAAGGACGTAGAAGGGTTCTTCCTACACCCAATTGGAGTTGAGATTCTCCTCAATCATCGCTCTCTCAACCCTAAAGAGTGGACCATTGAGAAGATCTGGTATAACGGCCAATACTTTGATAGTGTCAAGGAGCTAGTCCATAAGTATGAGAAGAATGAACTAGCTAAGCTACCACTATCAGATGACAGTGAAGATTCTTATTCCACCTTCATGCCCCGTGGGGAATTTAAGACAAAAACAGATAGATCTGGTCCAAGTATATGTGAACCCCAAGGGAAACGTTACCAAGTTCTGGGCAACTATGTTGAGTACACCGGCTGGAGCTTTGCTTACCGGGTCCGTCCATCGGCTGGCCTCCAGATATTTGATATCCAGTATAATAATGAGAGGATAGCCTATGAGGTGAGCATACAGGAGGCCATAGCCTTCTATAGTGGGGCCACGCCCGCTGGTATGCAAACAAAGTACATTGACTCCGGTTGGGGGTTGGGTATAGGACATTATGAGCTTGCAAAAGGAATCGACTGCCCTGAGGGGGCCACCTACCAGGATCTCTACAGTTACTATGACACGGACAAACCATTGCGATATAAGAATGCATTGTGCATCTTTGAGCAGCCCACAGCGATACCCTTACGGAGACATTTCGACATCAGCGACAATGGGGGTTACAATTTTTATGCTgggatggaaaacaaagtcctggtGGTGAGGACAACGTCCACCGTCTATAACTATGACTATATCTGGGACTTTCTGTTCTACCAAAATGGAGTGATAGAGGTTAAAATGAGCGCCACAGGGTACATACATGCCACTTTTTTCACCCCTGATGGCCTCCAGTTTGGAAACAGGGTCCAAAGCCATGTTCTGGGGAACCTCCATACACACTTGATCAACTATAAGGTGGACCTGGACATTGCAG GTACAGAAAACAGCTTTGAAACCATTGACCTGAAATACGAGAACATTTCAAATCCTTGGAGTCCGGATCACTTTATTGTCCAGTCCCGTTTAGATCGCGTCCCAAGAAGCAGTGAGCGTCAGGCTGCTTTCAGGTTTGGATCTCACGTCCCGAGGTATCTAGCGTTCCAAAACCCCAACAAGAAGAACAAGTGGGGACATCAGAAGAGCTACCGGATCCAGTATAACTCCCATGCCCAAAGTGTGCTGCCTGAGATGTGGGCTGAGGAGAAAGGAGTCTCGTGGTCCAG ATACAGCCTGGCAGTGACCCAACAGAAGGATACAGAGCAGAGCAGCAGTAGCATCTACATCCAAGGTGACCCCTGGGACCCCGCCGTCTATTTTGAGAACTTCATCAGTGACAATGAGGACATTGTGAACAAG GATCTTGTTGCCTGGGTGACAGTCGGGTTCCTCCACATCCCCCATGCTGAGGACATCCCAAATACATCCACCCCGGGAAATTCTGTAGGTTTCTTCCTTCGACCTTTCAACTTTTTTGATGAGGACCCCTCGGTGGCCTCCAGGGACATAGTCATCGTGAGACCCACGGACAAAGGCTTCACCAAAGTGAACATCCAACGTTGGACTCCTGAAGTGACCGGTCAATGTGTGTCAGGCAAACCCTTCCACTACAACGGGACTTACGTCTCGGACTGA